In Mercenaria mercenaria strain notata chromosome 13, MADL_Memer_1, whole genome shotgun sequence, a single window of DNA contains:
- the LOC123561724 gene encoding uncharacterized protein LOC123561724 has protein sequence MELWRRLQKNVYGVSLTIHGKENLLQKKSSELTFRKYTFDSKLEAVEKKSRKELFINSVDEDRFRLSLEKCNPAAGWLLNFVESKAVEEVPQFLDITFNFKDSVDLTCADVQKTITTKFNELKMSDVDCKTVERLTRGQGKNILWEDERKMRVTASNFGEVMSLKSETPREGPIKRIMYSNITNKYVTWGIKHEPAARRKYEMTMKKTYQDFKVSECGLYVKGDTPYLGASPDGIVTYISQGQMETGVLEIKCPASDRWRNLHPTDCAKDPDFCCVSNPVTGLCHLKTGHKYYYQVQGQMALTGMKWCDFVIWTLGGMSVERIEFNEECWLGMLVKLKDFYQHAVLPELFSRRVQRGLKLY, from the coding sequence ATGGAACTCTGGCGTCGACTTCAAAAAAATGTGTATGGGGTCAGTTTAACAATCCACGGAAAAGAAAACTTACTCCAAAAAAAATCTAGTGAATTAACATTTAGGAAATATACATTTGATTCTAAATTGGAGGCGGTAGAAAAGAAATCACGAAAAGAACTATTCATAAATTCTGTAGATGAGGACAGGTTTCGGTTAAGTCTTGAAAAGTGTAATCCGGCTGCAGGCTGGCTTCTTAACTTTGTTGAGAGCAAAGCAGTGGAGGAGGTTCCCCAGTTTCTTGATATAACTTTTAACTTTAAGGATAGTGTCGACCTAACATGTGCTGATGTACAGAAGACAATcaccacaaaatttaatgaattaaaaatgAGTGATGTAGACTGTAAGACAGTTGAAAGGTTAACACGAGGTCAAGGAAAAAACATTTTGTGGGAAGATGAAAGAAAAATGAGAGTCACCGCATCAAACTTTGGTGAGGTGATGTCACTGAAATCCGAGACACCTCGTGAAGGACcaataaaaagaataatgtatTCTAACATTACAAACAAATATGTGACATGGGGGATAAAGCATGAGCCAGCGGCTAGAAGAAAATACGAGATGACGATGAAAAAAACATACCAAGACTTTAAAGTGTCAGAGTGTGGACTGTACGTGAAAGGAGACACTCCATACCTTGGTGCAAGTCCTGACGGAATCGTCACCTACATTTCACAGGGCCAGATGGAAACTGGTGTTCTGGAAATTAAGTGTCCAGCATCGGACAGATGGAGAAATCTGCACCCAACAGACTGTGCAAAAGATCCAGATTTCTGTTGTGTGTCGAACCCAGTAACTGGTTTGTGTCATTTAAAGACCGGTCACAAGTATTATTACCAGGTTCAGGGCCAGATGGCACTGACCGGCATGAAATGGTGCGATTTTGTGATCTGGACATTAGGTGGCATGTCGGTTGAAAGAATAGAATTCAATGAGGAATGTTGGTTGGGCATGTTAGTTAAACTCAAGGACTTTTACCAGCATGCTGTTTTACCTGAACTGTTCTCAAGAAGGGTACAACGTGGATTGAAACTTTATTAG
- the LOC123561725 gene encoding uncharacterized protein LOC123561725 gives MPSHQRYCCICKNYGGKVVDGKKVSMHRFPADLRVRKVWIQRCKNTRPNFVFVNSDQTRMCAVHFIGRCGPTKGNPLPCFFPKAEGGEKVYKLSTMESVADIDLVTSTEENNDTSEMELTTDNRSPDMSFENDADGIPVEGNESILDISLRLHDYGQFRPVPSIIRHQCQQAQPHTVSVSTQTDETRIPKTTSTQTPLVETASNGCQATRPAFTFEDVTDDNSKVLFFTGIPNAGTFKCLFDELESGMKVNNLGRPKSLRLIDEFFLVLMRLRLGLLLEDLAFRFHISVGTCSTIFNRWVNYLDTSLSFLVKWPTRKNINDTMPQRFSRKYPKCRVIIDCTEIRTETPCSLQLKSLLYSDYKSHMTWKSLIGISPSGIVTFVSDLYPGSISDKQITKKCGIVDLCEEGDAIMVDKGFLISDLTTPRGVELIIPPFKKKKKQFLPHEVEATKTIANLRIHVEREMERIKNFRIVQGTMPITMSSQATKIWKICVSLTNFLPPLVPNR, from the exons ATGCCTTCACACCAACGATACtgttgtatatgtaaaaactaCGGCGGAAAGGTAGTTGATGGAAAGAAAGTGTCAATGCATCGATTTCCAGCTGATTTGCGTGTAAGAAAGGTGTGGATTCAACGTTGCAAGAACACTCGACCTAATTTTGTGTTTGTAAATAGTGATCAAACCAGGATGTGTGCTGTGCACTTTATCGGACGTTGTGGGCCAACAAAAGGAAATCCTCTTCCTTGTTTCTTCCCAAAGGCAGAAGGTGGTGAAAAAGTGTACAAGCTCTcg acaaTGGAGAGTGTTGCAGACATAGACTTAGTGACAAGCACTGAAGAAAATAACGACACTTCCGAGATGGAGCTGACAACTGACAACCGGTCACCAGACATGAGCTTTGAGAATGACGCTGATGGAATACCAGTTGAAGGCAACGAATCAATACTTGATATATCACTAAGG ctcCATGACTATGGACAGTTCAGACCAGTGCCTTCCATAATTCGCCATCAGTGCCAACAGGCACAGCCACATACTGTTTCTGTCTCCACGCAGACAGATGAAACTAGAATTCCAAAGACGACATCAACACAGACTCCATTAGTGGAAACTGCTTCTAATGGATGTCAGGCGACAAGACCAGCATTCACTTTTGAAGATGTTACAGACGACAACAGTAAAGTCCTGTTCTTCACTGGAATACCAAACGCGGGAACTTTTAAGTGTTTGTTTGATGAACTTGAAAGTGGTATGAAAGTAAACAACTTAGGCCGACCAAAGTCTTTGAGACTTATTGATGAATTTTTCTTGGTTTTAATGAGACTCAGACTTGGACTTCTGCTTGAGGATTTGGCTTTTAGGTTTCATATATCTGTAGGAACTTGCAGTACGATTTTTAATCGTTGGGTGAATTACCTTGACACAAGCTTGAGTTTTCTCGTGAAGTGGCCAACACGCAAGAACATAAATGACACTATGCCTCAAAGATTCAGTCGTAAATATCCAAAGTGCCGAGTAATAATAGACTGCACGGAGATTCGAACAGAAACCCCATGTTCCTTGCAGCTTAAGTCGCTTCTATACAGTGATTATAAATCACACATGACCTGGAAGTCATTAATCGGAATAAGTCCATCGGGTATTGTGACTTTTGTGTCGGATTTATATCCCGGTAGCATTAGTGATAAACAAATAACTAAAAAGTGCGGCATTGTTGACTTGTGTGAAGAAGGTGATGCAATAATGGTAGACAAGGGTTTTCTTATTTCAGATTTAACCACACCTAGAGGTGTAGAACTTATAattcccccctttaaaaaaaagaaaaagcagtTTTTACCACATGAAGTGGAAGCAACAAAAACAATCGCAAACCTTCGTATCCATGTTGAAAGAGAAATGGAAAGGATAAAAAACTTTCGAATTGTTCAAGGCACAATGCCAATAACTATGTCGTCGCAGGCAACTAAAATCTGGAAAATTTGCGTAAGTCTGACAAATTTTTTGCCACCCTTAGTGCCAAATAGGTGA